From a single Brassica oleracea var. oleracea cultivar TO1000 chromosome C5, BOL, whole genome shotgun sequence genomic region:
- the LOC106343344 gene encoding uncharacterized protein LOC106343344: MARRWYSDNTVTRILHYYLQSLHMKVQSTSRATLSPIFKSRSQVYGAFSSIKSVRTGCMKLVKAEAQVQGGGNESEILRMLSRAIALFVEIASANLRTSRISNGGVLLLPGRSVLAHDFALSDDGETRDGSSQQQGLLHLGHNRSEFRWQLNPQGSLSKNGYGSGAYSSRGMSDALVNHTRERPTRGKLRIMVAWEEPFTMESSGEHSAAIFTHKLFHLPRPPRAFSCNLHPQSCSHILLELMRLISTTWEAVFMALIKTEGGSNGDTTNGWKCYRRYSMYTYIYDNDVRYMMSLELLIMQVVYSQVKGDQVVVTALRQTLPFTQERFHLPKPPEQRSIVFQFASTHGAITCAGSSDHETGEEMTEMALALVQLEDKLALHRGSIDKIIWASYGPISDFRVKPSSEENIFYVLVFKLCFAL; the protein is encoded by the exons ATGGCCAGGAGATGGTACAGCGACAACACAGTTACAAGAATACTCCATTACTACCTTCAGAGTTTACACATG AAAGTGCAGAGCACATCTCGAGCTACATTGAGTCCAATTTTCAAGAGCCGGTCACAAGTGTACGGTGCCTTTTCCAGCATCAAATCCGTGAGGACTGGGTGCATGAAGCTTGTTAAAGCCGAAGCGCAGGTGCAAGGTGGAGGAAATGAGAGTGAGATATTGAGGATGCTCAGCAGGGCTATTGCTCTCTTTGTAGAGATTGCTTCTGCCAACTTGAGGACAAGTCGGATCTCTAACGGGGGAGTATTGCTTCTACCGGGACGATCAGTTCTTGCTCATGATTTTGCATTGAGTGATGATGGAGAAACAAGAGATGGGAGTTCCCAACAGCAGGGTCTATTACATCTGGGTCACAATCGCAGCGAGTTTCGTTGGCAGTTAAATCCTCAAGGTAGTTTAAGCAAGAATGGTTATGGAAGTGGTGCGTATTCGAGCCGTGGGATGAGTGATGCTCTCGTGAATCACACAAGGGAAAGGCCCACCAGGGGAAAGCTCCGAATTATGGTGGCTTGGGAAGAACCATTCACGATGGAGTCCTCGGGAGAGCATTCAGCTGCAATCTTCACCCACAAGCTGTTTCACTTACCGAGACCACCGAGAGCATTCAGCTGCAATCTTCACCCACAGTCTTGTAGCCATATACTTTTGGAGCTTATGAGATTGATATCCACAACGTGGGAAGCTGTTTTTATGGCTTTGATAAAAACTGAAGGTGGGAGCAATGGAGATACTACAAATGGCTGGAAATGTTATAGAAGATACTCCATGTATACATACATCTACGACAATGACGTGAGGTATATGATGAGTCTGGAGCTATTGATCATGCAGGTGGTTTATAGCCAAGTTAAAGGAGATCAAGTTGTAGTGACCGCTTTGAGACAAACTCTCCCCTTCACTCAAGAAAGGTTCCATTTGCCAAAGCCACCGGAGCAGCGGAGCATAGTGTTTCAGTTTGCTTCGACTCATGGTGCTATTACTTGCGCTGGCAGTTCAGATCACGAGACAGGTGAGGAGATGACTGAAATGGCTTTAGCTTTGGTTCAACTTGAGGACAAGTTGGCTCTTCATCGGGGGAGTATTGATAAGATCATCTGGGCCTCGTATGGGCCAATATCAGACTTCAGAGTGAAGCCCAGCAGTGAGGAAAATATCTTTTACGTTTTAGTATTTAAGTTATGCTTTGCCTTGTAA